Proteins encoded by one window of Marinihelvus fidelis:
- a CDS encoding TonB-dependent receptor produces the protein MKSSTLKRLPLAITMALATGQSAMAQDEDESVLEEVIVTGVKYSMTAAVEIKRESMAIVDSIVSEDLGKFPDNNVVEAMQRIPGVQVTDRGAGEVSVVSIRGLADVTTTINGRNVFTAAGRSVALQDIPSTLINRVDVYKTRSAENISRGIAGQIDIHTNRPFDFDIDEGLHFLGQVRATYMEAADEFNPQGSFLLSDRFETGGGGEFGWLINIAYTQVDWRDQGAHAGASFPFDTVANGLGQIPPDQGWTPGTDRGLPTAPGSTLPGDPSREYLHWRDAMFNLDARGERERPAGNVALQWAPNETSQYTMEVFYNGYREDIFNSLWFQFLNSPIYDLADPVEIYSGTNIIRGRTMGDGFSFTSGDVTVQQTDSWLYALNGQWELSDTFTLESDVAFQDSEFETDFWGQRVARIAPEFYININSGDGVPYLDYDPSGMGSPANDPTNVDNYFLDWGFQNGARSSGDALTWTADADWDVDWGVVKTLTFGARWDDRSAEDQVTPGLEGGPVDGTTLADLPPEFTMYNTGDFFGGQEGVVQGWVVADPNWVLSNLPQLRQIYGFADPSYSPVFQVDETQIAAYMQADFYADVGAGFIDGRVGLRWLDVDTDIASPDDTGAFVTANNSNTTTLPSLMVRWGMTENLLARFSYTETFNLPAFNQLNPYIQYFPDVTNIGYGTASGGNPNLEPIESENTDISLEWYFAEGSVLYATWFKRDISNNIVPFRNVVNIDLPDDSPDRGPYDYILSQPDNAGASSLDGWEFGVTWFPELPGWFNGLGIQGSYTILDSEQQLPVLDDVGNITGFDISPIGGVSDTSYSAILAYDRDTWNMRLSYFWRDDFYNNNEAALFANPLQVWRGQEESLDFQLTWIMTDHLTVTFDATNLTEPEYHWNYGNQPELFNFHNYLYSRTFSMGLRFEY, from the coding sequence ATGAAAAGCAGCACACTCAAGCGCCTGCCACTGGCCATTACGATGGCACTGGCCACCGGACAGTCGGCAATGGCGCAGGACGAAGACGAAAGCGTTCTCGAAGAAGTGATCGTCACCGGCGTCAAGTACAGCATGACGGCGGCCGTCGAGATCAAGCGTGAATCAATGGCGATCGTTGATTCCATCGTCTCTGAGGATCTCGGTAAATTCCCCGATAACAACGTGGTCGAAGCCATGCAGCGCATCCCCGGCGTGCAGGTGACCGATCGCGGCGCGGGCGAAGTGTCCGTGGTGTCGATTCGCGGCCTGGCCGATGTCACCACTACGATCAATGGTCGCAACGTGTTTACCGCCGCAGGGCGTTCCGTGGCGTTGCAGGACATTCCGTCCACCCTGATCAACCGGGTCGACGTGTACAAGACGCGATCCGCCGAGAACATCTCGCGTGGTATCGCCGGCCAGATCGATATTCACACCAATCGCCCCTTCGATTTCGATATCGACGAGGGCCTGCATTTCCTGGGCCAGGTGCGAGCCACTTACATGGAAGCGGCGGATGAGTTCAACCCGCAGGGGAGTTTCCTGCTGAGCGACCGTTTCGAGACCGGTGGCGGCGGTGAATTCGGCTGGTTGATCAACATTGCCTACACGCAGGTCGACTGGCGTGACCAGGGTGCGCATGCCGGTGCATCGTTCCCGTTCGACACCGTGGCCAACGGCCTGGGCCAGATTCCGCCTGACCAGGGCTGGACCCCGGGTACCGACCGCGGCCTGCCGACGGCGCCCGGTTCGACGTTGCCTGGCGACCCGAGCCGCGAATACCTGCACTGGCGTGACGCCATGTTCAACCTGGACGCGCGCGGTGAGCGTGAGCGCCCGGCGGGTAACGTGGCCCTGCAGTGGGCGCCGAATGAAACTTCCCAGTACACGATGGAAGTGTTCTACAACGGTTACCGCGAGGACATCTTCAACAGCCTCTGGTTCCAGTTCCTGAACTCGCCGATATACGACCTGGCTGATCCGGTCGAAATCTACAGCGGCACCAACATCATTCGTGGGCGCACCATGGGCGACGGCTTTAGCTTCACCTCCGGTGACGTGACGGTGCAGCAGACCGACAGCTGGCTTTACGCATTGAATGGCCAATGGGAGCTGAGCGATACGTTTACCCTGGAATCCGATGTCGCCTTCCAGGACAGTGAGTTCGAAACGGACTTCTGGGGCCAGCGCGTGGCCCGCATCGCACCCGAGTTCTACATCAACATCAACTCGGGCGACGGCGTACCGTACCTTGACTATGACCCCAGTGGAATGGGTTCTCCGGCGAATGACCCGACCAACGTCGACAACTACTTCCTGGACTGGGGCTTCCAGAACGGCGCACGCTCCAGCGGCGATGCCTTGACCTGGACCGCCGACGCGGACTGGGACGTGGACTGGGGTGTTGTGAAGACACTGACCTTCGGCGCCCGCTGGGACGACCGTTCCGCCGAAGACCAGGTCACGCCCGGACTGGAGGGTGGCCCGGTTGATGGCACCACGCTGGCGGACCTGCCGCCGGAATTCACGATGTACAACACCGGCGATTTCTTCGGCGGACAGGAAGGCGTCGTGCAGGGCTGGGTCGTGGCAGATCCGAACTGGGTGCTGTCCAACCTGCCGCAGTTGCGCCAGATTTACGGCTTTGCGGACCCGAGTTACAGCCCGGTGTTCCAGGTCGACGAAACGCAGATCGCGGCGTACATGCAGGCTGACTTCTATGCCGATGTCGGCGCCGGTTTTATCGACGGTCGCGTTGGCCTTCGCTGGCTGGACGTCGACACTGATATCGCGTCACCTGATGATACCGGCGCATTTGTCACGGCCAACAACAGCAACACGACAACGTTGCCCAGCCTGATGGTGCGTTGGGGCATGACCGAGAACCTGCTGGCACGTTTCAGCTACACCGAAACGTTCAACCTGCCGGCGTTCAACCAGCTGAATCCGTACATCCAGTACTTCCCGGACGTCACGAATATCGGCTATGGCACGGCCTCGGGCGGTAACCCGAACCTGGAGCCGATCGAATCGGAGAACACGGACATCTCGCTGGAGTGGTACTTTGCCGAGGGCAGCGTGCTTTACGCCACCTGGTTCAAGCGCGATATCAGCAACAACATCGTGCCTTTCCGGAATGTCGTCAACATCGACCTCCCGGATGACTCGCCGGACCGTGGTCCGTATGACTACATCCTGAGCCAGCCGGATAATGCGGGCGCCTCCAGCCTGGACGGTTGGGAGTTTGGTGTGACCTGGTTCCCGGAACTGCCCGGCTGGTTTAACGGCCTGGGCATTCAGGGCAGCTACACGATCCTGGATTCCGAGCAGCAATTGCCGGTCCTGGATGACGTCGGCAACATTACCGGGTTCGACATCTCGCCCATCGGTGGTGTGTCCGACACCTCGTACAGCGCGATCCTGGCCTACGACCGTGATACGTGGAACATGCGCCTGAGCTACTTCTGGCGTGATGACTTCTACAACAACAACGAGGCGGCGTTGTTCGCCAACCCATTGCAGGTCTGGCGCGGCCAGGAAGAGAGCCTGGACTTCCAGCTCACCTGGATCATGACCGACCACCTGACGGTGACCTTCGATGCCACCAACCTGACCGAGCCTGAGTACCACTGGAATTACGGTAACCAGCCAGAGTTATTCAACTTCCACAACTACCTGTACAGCCGGACGTTCTCAATGGGCCTCCGGTTCGAGTACTGA
- a CDS encoding peroxiredoxin-like family protein: MSKPLNGWLVLCALLLCFMTVGATWAGDERTAIHADANDVQPLLPGMVAPAFAARTVENQPFEFDPSAMEKPVVMTFFRGGWCPYCNMHLAEMRKAEAELKDMGFEVWFLSMDQPSQLVSSLQDPEIGYTMLSDAKAEATRGFGIAFRVDDATIERYQGFGIDLEAASGETHHALPVPATFIVGQDGVINFTYANPSYTVRLHPDVLLAAAKAYKDDADKRLKR; the protein is encoded by the coding sequence ATGAGTAAACCGTTGAATGGGTGGCTGGTGCTTTGCGCGTTGCTGCTTTGTTTCATGACTGTGGGCGCCACCTGGGCTGGTGATGAGCGCACGGCCATTCATGCCGATGCCAACGATGTGCAGCCGCTGCTACCCGGCATGGTTGCGCCGGCCTTCGCGGCCCGCACGGTTGAAAACCAGCCGTTCGAGTTTGATCCTTCGGCGATGGAAAAACCCGTGGTGATGACGTTTTTCCGCGGCGGCTGGTGCCCCTACTGCAACATGCACCTGGCGGAAATGCGCAAGGCCGAAGCGGAGCTGAAAGACATGGGCTTCGAGGTCTGGTTCCTGAGCATGGACCAGCCGTCACAGCTGGTGTCCAGCCTGCAGGACCCGGAGATCGGCTACACCATGCTGTCCGACGCGAAGGCAGAAGCCACGCGCGGTTTTGGTATCGCCTTCCGCGTGGATGATGCCACCATTGAGCGCTACCAGGGGTTCGGTATTGACCTGGAGGCCGCATCCGGAGAAACGCACCACGCGTTGCCGGTGCCGGCCACATTTATCGTCGGCCAGGACGGCGTGATCAACTTCACCTACGCCAACCCGTCGTACACGGTGCGCCTGCATCCGGACGTGTTGTTGGCGGCTGCGAAGGCTTACAAGGATGACGCCGACAAGCGTCTGAAGCGCTAA
- a CDS encoding BrnA antitoxin family protein, with product MSKKNTSDSSVFSDMDRLRRMRDEDIDLSDIPEVTPEMFANCVVRVGLKPVENKKQVTLRVDADVLKWFRAQGRGYQTKINALLRAYMEAHKPG from the coding sequence ATGAGCAAAAAGAATACTTCAGATTCTTCCGTTTTCAGTGACATGGACCGCTTGCGGCGCATGCGCGACGAAGACATCGACCTGTCCGACATTCCCGAGGTCACCCCGGAAATGTTCGCCAATTGCGTGGTTCGGGTAGGCCTGAAGCCGGTCGAGAACAAAAAGCAGGTCACGCTGCGCGTTGATGCAGATGTGCTTAAGTGGTTCCGCGCTCAGGGGCGCGGATACCAAACAAAAATTAATGCCTTATTGCGCGCCTACATGGAGGCGCACAAACCGGGTTAG
- a CDS encoding BrnT family toxin, whose amino-acid sequence MAVKFEWDQAKQRTNFRKHGVDFRDCVSILDDPRSITLIDNRFPYNEYRFKTFGRLHNQLIVIAFADCDDTVRIISARKAHKHEQKEYFRFFRFQ is encoded by the coding sequence ATGGCAGTCAAGTTCGAATGGGACCAAGCCAAGCAGCGAACAAATTTCCGCAAGCATGGCGTGGATTTTCGCGATTGCGTGAGCATTCTCGACGACCCACGAAGCATCACGCTGATCGACAATCGGTTTCCGTACAACGAGTACAGGTTCAAAACGTTTGGCCGGCTCCACAACCAGTTGATAGTTATCGCTTTTGCTGACTGCGACGACACGGTTCGCATCATTTCGGCCCGAAAGGCGCACAAACATGAGCAAAAAGAATACTTCAGATTCTTCCGTTTTCAGTGA
- a CDS encoding glutamine synthetase family protein — protein sequence MSEVDAPPEPLLQELEEFLESHPETRFMDVFAADINGIVRGKRLPQEDFEKPFEKGANFCAATTLMNTRGEAAERLQYGAHDGDPDIRSVAVPGSLVPVPWASVPTAQCLLELQEFDGTPYFLDPRNVLRKAMQPFRDMGLTPVMATELEFYLIDYDGDTFVPRHPKIAGSDWDQLGVQFGSFDDLDDVEPFLVDLDNFCRVQNIPAGAALAEYSPGQFEVNLQHVDDPVLACDHAILLKRAVKAAAKKNGLAATFMAKPFAEHAGSGLHIHVSLVDEDGNNVFAGESEHGPWSDTLRHAIGGLAEAMPESMAVFAPNANSYRRYAPGFFVPATPNWGPNHRDLALRIPVSGDDARRVEHRVSGADACPFLVVAAILAGMHHGITNRCEPGPMTREREDVDYEVTLPIRWDQALDRFEAGSILKPYFGDEFHRVYGVAKREESDMFHAEITDRDYEWYLRAV from the coding sequence ATGAGTGAAGTGGATGCGCCGCCGGAGCCCCTGCTGCAGGAACTGGAGGAATTCCTGGAGAGCCATCCCGAGACCCGCTTCATGGACGTGTTCGCCGCCGACATCAACGGCATCGTCCGCGGCAAGCGACTGCCCCAGGAAGACTTCGAGAAACCGTTCGAAAAAGGCGCCAACTTCTGCGCCGCCACCACCCTGATGAATACCCGTGGCGAGGCCGCCGAGCGCCTGCAATATGGCGCGCATGACGGCGACCCGGATATCCGCTCGGTGGCCGTGCCGGGCTCTCTCGTGCCGGTGCCCTGGGCCAGCGTGCCCACCGCGCAGTGCCTGCTGGAGTTGCAGGAGTTCGACGGCACGCCGTACTTCCTGGACCCGCGGAATGTGCTGCGCAAGGCCATGCAGCCGTTCAGGGACATGGGCCTGACGCCGGTGATGGCCACCGAGCTCGAGTTTTACCTGATCGACTATGACGGCGACACGTTCGTGCCCCGCCACCCGAAGATTGCCGGCTCCGACTGGGACCAGCTGGGTGTGCAGTTTGGCAGTTTCGACGACCTTGACGACGTCGAACCGTTCCTGGTCGACCTGGACAATTTCTGCAGGGTGCAGAACATTCCGGCCGGCGCAGCCCTGGCCGAGTACTCACCGGGCCAGTTCGAGGTCAACCTGCAACACGTGGACGACCCGGTGCTGGCCTGCGACCACGCGATTCTGCTAAAGCGCGCGGTGAAGGCGGCGGCCAAGAAGAATGGCCTGGCGGCGACCTTCATGGCCAAGCCGTTCGCCGAGCATGCCGGCTCCGGCCTGCATATCCACGTGAGCCTGGTCGACGAGGACGGCAACAACGTGTTTGCCGGTGAAAGCGAGCATGGGCCCTGGTCGGACACGCTGCGTCACGCGATCGGCGGGCTGGCGGAGGCCATGCCGGAGTCGATGGCCGTGTTCGCGCCAAACGCCAATTCCTACCGCCGCTACGCGCCCGGGTTTTTCGTGCCGGCAACGCCCAACTGGGGTCCCAACCACCGCGACCTGGCGCTGCGCATCCCGGTGTCCGGCGATGACGCACGCCGTGTCGAACATCGCGTTTCCGGCGCCGACGCCTGCCCGTTCCTGGTGGTCGCCGCCATCCTGGCGGGCATGCACCACGGCATCACCAACCGCTGCGAACCGGGCCCCATGACCCGCGAGCGCGAGGACGTCGACTACGAGGTCACGCTGCCCATCCGCTGGGACCAGGCGCTGGACCGGTTCGAGGCAGGCTCGATCCTGAAGCCCTACTTCGGCGACGAATTCCACCGCGTCTATGGCGTCGCCAAGCGCGAGGAATCCGACATGTTCCACGCCGAGATCACCGACCGCGATTACGAGTGGTATTTGCGGGCTGTCTGA
- a CDS encoding aldehyde dehydrogenase: MSFTELRQHDRDRWHALAGRAVEKPETRHFIDGDWVDSVDGGRFETVNPATGEVIAAVSAGTVKDIDRAVASAMAAFQSGAWSKMAPRRRMKVMYGFADLVAEHAEELAVLESLDMGKPIRDVINVDLPLVCETIRFMAECIDKVDGSVTNTASDVLHMVLREPLGVVGAITPWNFPMLMAAWKFAPALAAGNSVVLKPAEQSSLTSARLAELFVRAGGPAGVFNVVNGIGEVAGQALALHNDVAKISFTGSTAVGKLMLQYAGQSNMKHVGLECGGKSPHLFLSDLPDMSAAVKAAYGGVFDNMGEVCAAGSRLLVERPIYDEFIERFTAESQGVYVPGDPLDPGTKMGPLVTKADQQRVLGMIETGRSEGARLVFGGDAPEALEPGAYVNPTLFADVDNRMCIAQQEIFGPVASVIPFDSVDEALAIANDTIYGLAAGLWTRDIDKAFKLVRGLQSGVVWVNTFDNADFTQPFGGYKQSGNARDKCIDSYKSYTQTKSAWVKLSG, encoded by the coding sequence ATGAGCTTTACCGAACTGCGCCAGCACGACCGAGACCGCTGGCATGCGCTGGCCGGCCGGGCGGTCGAGAAGCCGGAAACGCGGCATTTTATTGACGGCGACTGGGTCGACTCGGTGGACGGCGGCCGTTTTGAGACGGTCAACCCGGCCACCGGCGAGGTGATCGCCGCGGTGTCGGCTGGCACTGTGAAGGATATCGACCGCGCCGTGGCATCGGCGATGGCCGCTTTCCAGTCGGGGGCGTGGTCGAAGATGGCGCCGCGGCGGCGCATGAAGGTGATGTACGGCTTTGCCGATCTCGTGGCCGAGCATGCCGAGGAACTGGCGGTGCTGGAATCGCTGGACATGGGCAAGCCGATTCGCGATGTGATCAATGTCGACCTGCCGCTTGTGTGCGAGACCATCCGTTTCATGGCCGAGTGCATCGACAAGGTCGACGGCTCGGTGACCAACACGGCCAGCGATGTGCTGCACATGGTGCTGCGCGAGCCGCTGGGCGTGGTGGGCGCGATTACGCCGTGGAACTTCCCGATGCTGATGGCGGCGTGGAAGTTCGCACCGGCGCTGGCAGCGGGCAACTCGGTGGTGCTGAAGCCCGCCGAGCAATCGTCGCTGACCAGCGCGCGGCTGGCGGAGCTGTTCGTGCGCGCCGGCGGACCGGCGGGCGTGTTCAACGTGGTCAACGGTATCGGCGAGGTGGCCGGCCAGGCGCTGGCGCTGCATAACGACGTCGCCAAGATTTCATTCACCGGCTCCACCGCGGTGGGCAAGTTGATGCTGCAGTACGCCGGGCAGTCGAACATGAAGCACGTCGGCCTGGAGTGCGGTGGCAAGTCGCCGCACCTGTTCCTGTCCGACCTGCCGGACATGTCCGCGGCCGTGAAGGCGGCCTATGGCGGCGTGTTCGACAACATGGGTGAGGTCTGCGCGGCGGGCTCGCGGCTGCTGGTCGAACGCCCTATCTATGACGAGTTCATCGAGCGGTTCACCGCCGAGAGCCAGGGCGTATACGTTCCCGGCGATCCGCTGGACCCGGGCACGAAGATGGGCCCGCTGGTGACCAAGGCGGACCAGCAGCGCGTGCTGGGCATGATCGAGACCGGGCGCAGCGAGGGTGCGCGGCTGGTGTTCGGCGGTGATGCGCCGGAGGCGCTGGAGCCGGGTGCCTATGTGAATCCGACGCTGTTCGCCGATGTCGACAACCGCATGTGCATCGCGCAGCAGGAAATCTTCGGGCCGGTGGCCAGTGTCATCCCCTTCGACTCCGTCGACGAGGCGCTGGCGATCGCCAACGACACCATCTACGGGCTCGCCGCCGGGCTATGGACCAGGGATATCGACAAGGCCTTCAAGCTGGTGCGTGGGCTGCAGTCCGGTGTGGTGTGGGTGAACACCTTCGATAACGCGGACTTCACCCAGCCATTTGGCGGCTACAAGCAGTCCGGCAATGCGCGCGACAAGTGCATCGACAGCTACAAGAGCTACACCCAGACCAAGTCGGCCTGGGTGAAACTATCGGGGTAA
- a CDS encoding type II toxin-antitoxin system ParD family antitoxin, protein MATTSLSLGQHWEEFIKQEIASGRYTTASELVRDALRELEDRGRRLEALRHHLAEGADQAARKDFVEDFDIEKVIARAKARS, encoded by the coding sequence ATGGCGACGACATCCCTGAGCCTGGGCCAGCACTGGGAGGAGTTCATCAAGCAGGAAATTGCCAGTGGGCGCTATACAACTGCCAGCGAGTTGGTTAGGGACGCGCTACGTGAGCTTGAGGATCGCGGCAGGCGGCTCGAAGCGTTACGTCATCACCTGGCGGAAGGCGCGGACCAGGCGGCCAGAAAGGACTTCGTCGAGGACTTTGATATCGAAAAGGTCATTGCGCGTGCCAAAGCGCGATCGTGA
- a CDS encoding type II toxin-antitoxin system RelE/ParE family toxin: MKFTPRAAADLEAIADYTIETWGLRKLEAYMRALNTRMEWLAQHLLAGRERNDVHPGYRSFPEGSHVIFYIVGTETIEVIGIPHQSMDIPPGWV, encoded by the coding sequence GTGAAGTTCACACCCAGGGCGGCTGCTGACCTGGAGGCGATTGCAGATTACACCATTGAAACCTGGGGGCTTCGCAAATTGGAAGCCTACATGCGCGCCCTGAATACCCGGATGGAATGGCTTGCCCAGCATCTGTTGGCAGGCCGGGAACGCAATGATGTTCATCCGGGCTACCGAAGCTTTCCTGAAGGCAGCCACGTGATTTTCTATATCGTCGGCACCGAAACCATCGAAGTTATCGGCATTCCCCACCAGTCGATGGATATCCCACCGGGCTGGGTCTGA
- a CDS encoding FMN-binding negative transcriptional regulator produces the protein MYIPRHFKQHDHGAIVELMRSYPFATLVVLAGDNTSVNHVPLLVDDAGDRGLVLRGHVAHSNPIWRTDESRSCIAVFNGPNSYVSPSAYPTKKEHGRVVPTWNYTAVHASGAIEFIHDARWKTTFLESLTNEHEAAQSEPWSLDDAPEDFIHRLLGAIVGFEIRVESIEGKWKLSQNQPAKNYNGVVEALSRDESESAQEIARLMRNGPSGR, from the coding sequence ATGTACATACCCCGCCATTTTAAGCAGCATGACCACGGCGCTATCGTCGAACTGATGCGCTCTTATCCTTTCGCAACGCTTGTTGTGCTTGCCGGCGACAACACGTCTGTCAATCATGTTCCACTCCTGGTTGACGACGCAGGGGATAGGGGGCTTGTGTTGAGAGGCCATGTAGCCCATTCGAACCCCATCTGGAGAACTGACGAATCAAGGTCATGTATCGCTGTTTTTAATGGCCCCAATTCGTATGTTTCCCCCAGTGCTTATCCAACCAAGAAAGAGCATGGCCGGGTCGTGCCCACGTGGAACTACACCGCAGTTCATGCGTCAGGCGCTATTGAATTCATTCATGATGCACGTTGGAAAACGACGTTTCTCGAGAGCCTTACGAATGAGCATGAGGCTGCTCAGTCCGAACCGTGGTCATTAGACGATGCCCCGGAGGACTTCATTCATCGACTCCTGGGGGCGATTGTCGGGTTTGAAATCCGCGTTGAGTCTATCGAAGGCAAATGGAAGCTGAGTCAGAATCAGCCAGCCAAGAACTACAACGGCGTTGTTGAGGCTTTATCTCGCGATGAGAGCGAATCGGCTCAAGAGATAGCGAGATTGATGCGGAACGGTCCATCCGGACGCTAA
- a CDS encoding DUF4136 domain-containing protein: MTKLIKVMLPIAACAWMTACTSTSRIQSDYQDELQISQHKTYGFKSRAEFRDADLVSELELYVSAAVVQELRAAGLVESDNPDILIDVSAELEEVTRAPMADGVGNGICPSYEDYFSRWYNFSYGGTTGESRSPVCKYADGQFSVELLDAKQDQSIMKGVSLVRLDENDRGERLLLSASYDVATMFGDSPERDGRLTRSMANR; this comes from the coding sequence GTGACCAAGCTAATCAAAGTGATGTTGCCCATTGCCGCATGCGCGTGGATGACGGCCTGTACCAGCACCTCCAGGATTCAGTCGGATTACCAGGACGAACTGCAGATCAGTCAGCACAAAACGTATGGTTTCAAAAGCCGCGCCGAATTCAGGGACGCCGACCTGGTCAGCGAGCTTGAACTCTATGTGAGCGCTGCCGTCGTGCAGGAATTGCGCGCGGCAGGCCTGGTTGAGTCTGACAACCCCGATATTCTCATCGACGTATCCGCAGAGCTTGAGGAGGTCACCCGCGCGCCCATGGCCGATGGCGTCGGCAATGGCATCTGTCCCAGCTACGAGGACTACTTCAGCCGCTGGTACAACTTCTCGTACGGCGGCACGACGGGCGAGAGCAGAAGCCCCGTCTGCAAGTACGCGGACGGCCAGTTTTCGGTTGAGCTTCTGGATGCCAAACAGGACCAGTCCATCATGAAAGGCGTTTCTCTGGTACGACTGGACGAGAACGACAGGGGCGAGCGCCTGCTGCTTTCAGCCAGCTATGACGTTGCCACCATGTTCGGCGATTCGCCCGAGCGCGACGGCCGCCTGACTCGCAGCATGGCCAACCGGTAA
- a CDS encoding helix-turn-helix domain-containing protein codes for MTGVLEVNSLTTGKVFEDLGFTREESAHLALKVFLGEQVRIFIRRNRLSQARAAARLGVQQPKISKILNENLDGMSIEYLVKLVARTGGTLEYSFTPPKKNRRRKDNSQTSAT; via the coding sequence ATGACCGGAGTGCTTGAAGTGAACAGCCTCACTACAGGAAAAGTTTTCGAGGATCTCGGCTTTACCAGGGAAGAGTCTGCGCACCTCGCACTGAAGGTGTTTCTTGGCGAACAGGTCAGGATATTCATCCGGCGCAACAGGCTGAGCCAGGCCAGAGCCGCCGCCCGCCTGGGTGTCCAGCAACCGAAGATCAGCAAGATTCTTAACGAAAACCTCGACGGAATGAGCATCGAGTACCTTGTCAAACTGGTCGCCCGGACTGGTGGCACACTCGAGTACTCGTTTACCCCACCAAAAAAGAATCGCCGCAGAAAAGACAATTCCCAAACATCGGCTACCTGA
- a CDS encoding aminomethyltransferase family protein: MKTFDISDRDHYRTKVFPSPFHSRQAVLNENKVWSRWYDYQSVPAYTCETHEYFAGRNACGVFDLTPMTKHRIGGADALPYLERLMTRRMEKIRPGRVGYGVWCDDDGQVIDDGTVFHLRDGDYRLCSQEHQIDWLLMNAEGFDVEVAEETHDVAALAVQGPTSYAILRDMGLPGIEKLTPFGLAHFDFEGTELTVSRTGYTGDLGYELWIDPDHAERLWDRLFAAGEQRGIKPLGSKALDMLRIEAGFILAGVDFMPAMHTVRPGHTRSPFELGLDWLVDFTKPLFNGRRALLREKAEGSRYAFARLDIEDNKPAHNAYVFDAKGKTIGWVTSAMWSPSAKKNIALATVEAPHGQPGEDLQVEIYYQRELQWNRKMAKAKVVEGPFWAPERRRATPAGDW, encoded by the coding sequence ATGAAGACCTTCGACATTTCCGACCGCGATCACTACCGGACGAAGGTCTTCCCCAGCCCGTTCCACAGCCGCCAGGCCGTGCTGAACGAGAACAAGGTCTGGTCGCGCTGGTACGACTACCAGTCCGTGCCCGCCTACACCTGCGAGACCCACGAATACTTCGCCGGCCGCAACGCCTGCGGCGTCTTCGACCTGACGCCGATGACCAAGCACCGCATCGGCGGCGCCGACGCCCTGCCCTACCTGGAACGCCTGATGACCCGGCGCATGGAGAAAATCCGCCCCGGCCGCGTCGGTTACGGCGTGTGGTGCGACGACGACGGCCAGGTCATCGACGACGGCACGGTCTTCCACCTGCGCGACGGCGACTACCGCCTGTGCTCGCAGGAACACCAGATCGACTGGCTGCTGATGAATGCCGAGGGCTTCGACGTCGAGGTCGCCGAGGAAACCCACGACGTGGCCGCGCTGGCCGTCCAGGGCCCCACGTCCTATGCCATCCTGCGTGACATGGGCCTGCCCGGCATCGAAAAACTGACGCCCTTCGGCCTGGCCCACTTCGACTTCGAAGGCACCGAACTCACCGTTTCGCGAACCGGCTACACCGGCGACCTGGGTTACGAGCTGTGGATCGACCCCGACCATGCCGAGCGACTGTGGGACCGCCTGTTCGCCGCCGGCGAGCAGCGCGGCATCAAGCCGCTCGGCTCAAAAGCCCTGGACATGCTGCGCATCGAGGCCGGCTTCATCCTGGCCGGCGTCGACTTCATGCCCGCCATGCACACCGTCCGCCCCGGCCACACTCGCTCGCCGTTCGAGTTGGGCCTGGACTGGCTAGTCGACTTCACCAAGCCACTCTTCAACGGCCGCCGCGCCCTGCTGCGCGAAAAAGCCGAAGGCTCGCGCTACGCCTTCGCCCGCCTGGACATCGAAGACAACAAACCCGCCCACAACGCCTACGTCTTCGACGCCAAAGGCAAGACCATCGGCTGGGTCACCTCGGCCATGTGGTCACCATCGGCCAAGAAGAACATCGCCCTGGCCACGGTCGAGGCCCCGCACGGCCAGCCCGGCGAAGACCTGCAGGTGGAGATCTACTACCAGCGCGAACTGCAGTGGAATCGCAAGATGGCAAAGGCAAAGGTCGTGGAGGGGCCGTTCTGGGCGCCGGAACGGCGGCGGGCGACGCCGGCTGGGGATTGGTAA